In Xenopus laevis strain J_2021 chromosome 2S, Xenopus_laevis_v10.1, whole genome shotgun sequence, a genomic segment contains:
- the LOC108710069 gene encoding trophoblast glycoprotein-like encodes MPRGHLHFHGNTNALLARSRLLWDLLFKLLMLINVSVSCPSKCLCDADIGLVQCDFLSLQGILEDIPQWVRNLSLVGSDVNVLRPETFHRDGTRLSNLTALLLINSSIQAIEALAFKELPRLTTLDLSFNRLTAIADDAFDGASQLEVLKLNQAFQTPAVKPLLNSHWTKPLRNLNRLELTGNALQSLPNLVFHLETLETVNIGNNAIKRFDEETILHLSFKKKLGLYFSPNPFVCDCRMTKMFLWLRNSSQALDAQSLKCYAPSSLNGTDIMTLKLEDFKCINEDLETASYVFFGIVLALIGVIFLMVLYLNRKGIKRWLNNIREACRDQMEGYHYRYEQDSDPRRSNASTGI; translated from the coding sequence ATGCCACGGGGGCACCTACATTTCCATGGCAACACCAACGCTTTGCTGGCCCGGAGCAGGCTCCTCTGGGATCTCCTTTTTAAACTACTGATGTTGATAAATGTCTCTGTCTCCTGCCCGTCAAAGTGTCTCTGCGACGCAGACATCGGTCTTGTGCAATGTGACTTCTTATCTCTCCAGGGGATCCTGGAGGACATCCCTCAGTGGGTCCGAAACCTGTCACTCGTAGGCAGTGATGTAAATGTTCTCCGTCCAGAGACTTTCCACAGGGACGGGACCCGACTGAGCAATTTAACCGCACTTCTTTTAATAAACAGCAGCATCCAAGCCATAGAAGCCCTGGCATTCAAGGAACTTCCACGCCTCACCACCTTAGACTTGAGCTTTAATCGCTTGACCGCCATAGCCGATGATGCATTTGATGGAGCCAGTCAACTGGAAGTCTTAAAACTTAATCAAGCTTTCCAAACTCCAGCCGTGAAACCTTTGCTTAACTCTCACTGGACAAAACCCTTGAGAAACCTTAACCGACTTGAACTGACCGGCAATGCTTTGCAGTCTCTACCCAACTTGGTCTTTCACCTGGAGACCTTGGAGACAGTGAACATTGGAAATAATGCCATAAAGAGGTTTGACGAGGAAACAATCTTGCAtttatcctttaaaaagaaaCTTGGGCTTTATTTTAGCCCCAACCCTTTTGTGTGTGATTGTCGAATGACTAAGATGTTTCTGTGGCTCAGGAATTCCTCCCAAGCGTTGGACGCTCAAAGCCTCAAATGTTATGCCCCATCGAGCCTAAATGGTACGGACATCATGACTTTGAAACTGGAGGACTTTAAGTGCATAAATGAAGACCTAGAAACAGCATCATATGTCTTCTTTGGTATAGTGTTGGCTCTCATTGGGGTCATCTTCCTCATGGTCTTGTACCTCAACAGAAAGGGCATAAAGAGGTGGCTCAACAACATCAGGGAAGCCTGTAGAGACCAGATGGAAGGCTACCACTACCGATATGAACAAGACTCAGATCCCAGAAGGTCCAATGCTTCCACCGGCATTTAG
- the LOC108710072 gene encoding olfactory receptor 1496, producing the protein MSNQSTVLEFVLLCFPDLHQDFYIPVSITMFLVYCVSLVANSIVIILISHRRQLHQPMYIIIRNLSFSDLLFDTITLPKIIAKYWFNAGSISYYPCVFQMFFVHYLGSIDSLVLMLMAIDRYVAICTPLRYHSIITNKLVTIICYCFWMFNGTRVSVISALAAKLHYCGPNKIKNCFCSLTFLIPLACEDQTFLKTLSYIFAMVVLLLPLSIILLSYILIIIVVHSAAGSENWQKAFYTCMTHLFVIGLYYVPRVFVYSISQIAFMVDANVNVLILCLYTYIPHVASPIIYCLRTKEIRSVLISQKIFDSKTNHKVSAVQLSS; encoded by the coding sequence ATGTCTAATCAATCCACTGTCTTAGAGTTTGTTCTCCTCTGCTTCCCAGATCTCCATCAGGACTTCTATATCCCAGTCTCTATTACAATGTTTCTTGTCTACTGTGTATCACTGGTGGCAAATAGCATTGTTATCATACTGATCAGTCATAGGCGGCAATTACACCAACCCATGTACATCATCATCAGGAACCTCTCTTTTTCTGATCTGCTCTTTGACACAATAACATTACCAAAAATCATTGCCAAATACTGGTTTAATGCAGGATCGATCTCTTATTATCCTTGTGTCTTCCAGATGTTCTTTGTCCATTACCTTGGCAGTATTGACTCCCTCGTCCTTATGCTGATGGCTATTGATCGTTATGTTGCTATCTGCACACCCCTCAGATATCACTCCATTATCACCAATAAACTGGTCACTATTATCTGTTACTGCTTCTGGATGTTTAATGGCACTAGAGTATCAGTAATTTCTGCCCTTGCTGCAAAACTTCATTACTGTGGACCTAATAAAATCAAGAACTGTTTCTGTTCCTTAACATTTCTAATTCCTTTAGCCTGTGAGgaccaaacatttttaaaaacattgagctATATTTTTGCCATGGTGGTGCTCCTCCTGCCCTTGTCTATAATTTTACTCTCATATATTCTCATAATAATAGTTGTACATTCGGCAGCCGGCAGTGAGAACTGGCAGAAGGCATTTTACACTTGTATGACTCACTTGTTTGTTATTGGCTTATATTATGTCCCCAGGGTGTTTGTATATAGTATAAGTCAGATCGCTTTCATGGTTGATGCTAATGTAAATGTCTTAATTCTTTGTCTCTACACATATATTCCCCATGTAGCCAGCCCTATTATATATTGTCTTAGAACCAAAGAAATAAGATCCGTACTAATTTCTCAGAAAATATTTGACTCGAAAACTAACCACAAGGTGTCCGCAGTACAGTTGTCTTCCTAG
- the LOC108710074 gene encoding olfactory receptor 56A5: protein MTISMSNQTTVTEFILLGFPGLHPNFFLPVSLTIFLAYIVSLIANSTVIILIILREQLHHPMYIIIANLALSDLLFDTITLPKIIGKYWFGAGSITFYGCFFQLFCVHSLGSLDSFIIMLMAIDHYVAICKPLRYHSIITNKLVTLLCYMLLPFAALFGLAMTLIAVQLPYCGPNRVNNCFCASQFVIILACSDVTLEKRNRFITGMCVHLFLLAVIILSYILIIRAVHLSANNGNQQKAFYTCTTHLIVIGLYFIPRLFAYCTSQIPLILDPDLNVLIVFLYTFIPHLANPIIFCLQTKEI from the coding sequence ATGACCATCTCAATGTCGAATCAGACTACTGTCACTGAATTTATCCTCCTCGGTTTCCCAGGTCTACATCCAAATTTCTTCCTTCCAGTTTCACTTACAATATTTCTTGCCTACATTGTTTCACTGATTGCAAATAGCACAGTCATCATATTAATTATTCTGAGGGAACAACTCCACCACCCCATGTATATTATTATTGCCAACCTCGCTCTCTCTGACCTTCTCTTTGACACAATAACATTACCTAAAATCATTGGCAAATATTGGTTTGGAGCAGGGTCTATAACATTCTACGGTTGCTTCTTCCAGCTCTTCTGTGTCCATTCCCTTGGAAGCCTTGACTCCTTCATCATTATGCTGATGGCTATTGATCATTATGTTGCTATTTGCAAACCTCTCAGATATCACTCCATTATCACCAATAAACTGGTGACTCTCCTCTGCTACATGTTATTGCCCTTTGCTGCCCTATTTGGATTAGCTATGACTTTAATCGCGGTTCAGCTTCCTTACTGTGGACCAAACAGGGTCAACAACTGTTTCTGTGCCAGCCAATTTGTAATAATTTTGGCGTGTTCTGATGTTACCTTGGAAAAAAGAAACCGTTTTATAACTGGCATGTGTGTGCACCTCTTCCTATTGGCTGTTATTATTCTCTCATATATTCTTATAATCAGGGCTGTGCACTTATCAGCCAATAATGGAAACCAGCAGAAGGCATTTTATACCTGTACCACTCATTTAATTGTCATTGGCTTGTACTTTATTCCCAGGTTGTTTGCATATTGTACAAGTCAAATCCCCTTAATTCTTGATCCTGACTTAAATGTTCTAATTGTTTTTCTGTACACTTTTATTCCCCATTTAGCCAACCCCATTATTTTTTGTCTTCAAACAAaagaaatttga
- the LOC108709043 gene encoding olfactory receptor 2M3, with product MSNQSAVSEFILIGFPGLQQKFHIPVSITMFLVYCVTLLANSSVLLLILLKEQLHQPMYIIMRNLALSDLLFDTITLPKIIAKYWSGADSITFYWCFFQLFCVHSLGSLDSFIIMLMAIDRYVAICKPLRYHSIISNRLVSLLCYFLWLFAALIGSIPAAIAGQLPYCGPNRVRNCFCVSTAVTVLACVDVTLARRIAFISAMCVLLLPLTFIILSYILIIRVIHSSTNNENSFYFYTCTTHLMVIVLYYIPRVFVYSTSQIPLILDADINVFLLCLYTFVPHLANPIIYCLRTKEIGNIFAQSFNNIFLVKCLQTSRTLQRLW from the coding sequence ATGTCTAATCAATCTGCCGTCTCTGAGTTCATCCTCATTGGATTCCCAGGTCTCCAGCAGAAATTCCACATTCCAGTCTCCATTACAATGTTTCTTGTCTACTGTGTTACACTGTTGGCCAACAGCTCTGTTCTCCTATTGATCCTTCTGAAAGAGCAACTCCACCAGCCGATGTACATTATAATGAGAAACCTCGCTCTCTCCGACCTGCTCTTTGACACAATAACATTACCGAAAATTATTGCCAAATATTGGTCTGGAGCAGATTCTATAACATTCTACTGGTGCTTCTTCCAGCTCTTCTGTGTCCATTCCCTTGGAAGCCTTGACTCCTTCATCATTATGCTGATGGCTATTGATCGTTATGTTGCTATCTGCAAACCTCTCAGGTATCACTCCATCATCAGCAATAGGCTGGTGTCTCTGCTCTGCTACTTTTTATGGCTCTTTGCTGCCTTAATTGGGTCCATTCCTGCAGCCATAGCTGGACAACTCCCTTACTGTGGGCCTAATCGTGTCAGGAACTGTTTCTGTGTGAGCACAGCTGTCACAGTATTGGCATGTGTAGATGTTACATTGGCAAGACGAATTGCCTTTATTAGTGCTATGTGTGTGCTCCTCCTGCCTTTGACCTTTATTATACTCTCATATATTCTCATAATCAGGGTTATACACTCATCAACCAACAATgaaaactccttttacttttacACCTGTACTACTCATTTAATGGTCATTGTCTTGTATTATATCCCCAGGGTGTTTGTATATAGTACAAGTCAGATCCCTTTGATCCTTGATGCTGATATCAACGTCTTTCTCCTTTGTCTCTACACATTTGTTCCCCATTTAGCCAACCCCATTATATATTGTCTTAGAACCAAAGAAATTGGAAATATTTTTGCACAAAGTTTCAATAATATATTTCTTGTAAAATGTTTGCAGACATCTAGAACCCTGCAGCGACTATGGTAG